Proteins co-encoded in one Cupriavidus nantongensis genomic window:
- a CDS encoding YdcH family protein, whose amino-acid sequence MFPEYRDQITALKTQDARFARLFHRHNSLDQEIHNMEAGLVPASTFEIERLKKEKLLLKDQLYQILRRTTA is encoded by the coding sequence ATGTTTCCCGAATACCGCGACCAGATCACCGCCCTCAAGACGCAGGACGCCCGCTTTGCGCGGCTGTTCCACCGCCACAATTCGCTCGACCAGGAAATCCACAACATGGAGGCGGGCCTGGTACCGGCATCCACCTTCGAGATCGAGCGGCTGAAAAAGGAGAAGCTGCTGCTCAAGGACCAGCTCTACCAGATCCTGCGCCGCACCACCGCCTGA
- a CDS encoding inositol monophosphatase family protein, whose protein sequence is MHPMLNIAIKAARKAGSIINRASLDVDLVRVSRKQHNDFVTEVDRAAEAAIIEILRTAYPEHGILAEESGQSWTEEEATHEYTWVIDPLDGTTNFIHGFPQYAVSIAQLHRGTPVQAVVYDPTRDELFTATKGAGAFLNNRRIRVTRRDKLADCLIGTGFPFRDLEGVDEYLEIFALMTRSCAGLRRPGAAALDLAYVACGRLDGFFERGLQPWDMAAGMLLITESGGLVGNYAGEPRQLEQGEVLAGNPKAFAQMVRLLSPYSLDNTTPSAKPSAA, encoded by the coding sequence ATGCATCCGATGCTCAATATCGCCATCAAGGCGGCCCGCAAGGCGGGATCCATCATCAACCGCGCGTCGCTCGACGTCGATCTGGTGCGCGTCTCGCGCAAGCAACACAACGATTTCGTTACCGAGGTCGACCGCGCCGCCGAAGCCGCGATCATCGAGATCCTGCGCACGGCCTACCCGGAACACGGCATTCTAGCGGAAGAGTCCGGCCAGTCCTGGACCGAAGAAGAAGCCACCCACGAATACACCTGGGTCATCGACCCGCTCGACGGCACCACAAACTTCATCCACGGCTTCCCGCAATACGCGGTCTCGATCGCCCAGCTGCACCGCGGCACGCCGGTGCAGGCGGTGGTCTACGACCCCACCCGCGACGAGCTGTTCACCGCCACCAAGGGCGCCGGCGCCTTCCTCAACAACCGTCGCATCCGCGTCACCCGCCGCGACAAGCTGGCCGACTGCCTGATCGGCACCGGCTTCCCCTTCCGCGACCTGGAAGGCGTGGACGAGTACCTCGAGATCTTCGCGCTGATGACGCGCAGCTGCGCCGGCCTGCGCCGCCCGGGCGCCGCCGCGCTGGACCTGGCCTACGTCGCCTGCGGCCGCCTCGACGGCTTCTTCGAGCGCGGCCTGCAGCCGTGGGACATGGCCGCCGGCATGCTGCTGATCACCGAGTCGGGCGGCCTGGTCGGCAACTACGCCGGCGAGCCGCGCCAGCTGGAACAAGGCGAAGTGCTGGCCGGCAACCCCAAGGCCTTTGCCCAGATGGTGCGCCTGTTGTCGCCGTATTCGCTGGACAACACCACACCCAGCGCCAAGCCGAGCGCCGCCTGA
- a CDS encoding RNA methyltransferase, translating to MNPAIDTSQPATPTSGGDAFGRVRFVLVETSHPGNVGSVARAIKTMGFGSLVLVSPREPEVLRHPDAVAMASGADDVLAAAAIVDHVDAALAGAALTVAMTARQREFGPPRLLPRAAAARARQTLSGSDGVAFVFGNERYGLPNEVVERCNAVTHIPANPAYASLNLAQAVQLVAYEMRLALLEAAPDAGANIGYAGEPATAEQVEAMFGHLQAGLEAIGFLDPSNPRKLMTRLRRLLARSGLEREEVNILRGIAKHMLIAAQNPSGPQADR from the coding sequence ATGAACCCGGCAATTGATACGAGCCAGCCCGCTACCCCCACCTCCGGCGGGGATGCCTTCGGCCGCGTGCGCTTCGTGCTGGTGGAAACCAGCCATCCCGGCAACGTCGGCTCGGTGGCGCGGGCGATCAAGACCATGGGCTTCGGCAGCCTGGTGCTGGTTTCGCCGCGCGAGCCCGAGGTGCTGCGGCATCCCGACGCCGTCGCCATGGCCAGCGGCGCCGACGACGTGCTGGCCGCCGCCGCGATCGTCGACCACGTCGATGCGGCCCTGGCCGGCGCCGCGCTGACCGTCGCCATGACCGCGCGCCAGCGCGAGTTCGGACCGCCGCGGCTGCTGCCGCGCGCCGCCGCCGCGCGTGCGCGGCAGACGCTGTCCGGCAGCGACGGCGTGGCGTTCGTGTTCGGCAACGAGCGCTATGGCCTGCCCAACGAGGTGGTGGAGCGCTGCAACGCGGTGACCCATATCCCGGCCAATCCCGCCTATGCCTCGCTGAACCTGGCGCAGGCGGTGCAGCTGGTGGCCTACGAGATGCGGCTGGCGCTGCTGGAGGCCGCCCCGGACGCGGGCGCCAATATCGGCTATGCTGGCGAGCCGGCCACGGCCGAACAGGTCGAGGCCATGTTCGGCCACCTGCAGGCCGGACTCGAGGCGATCGGCTTTCTCGATCCGTCCAATCCGCGCAAGCTGATGACCCGGCTGCGCCGTCTGCTGGCGCGCAGCGGCCTCGAGCGCGAGGAAGTGAACATCCTGCGCGGCATCGCCAAGCACATGCTGATTGCCGCGCAGAACCCGTCGGGCCCGCAGGCCGACCGGTGA
- the cysE gene encoding serine O-acetyltransferase yields the protein MFSRLKEDIDTIMLRDPAARSRLEVLTCYPGLHAVLLHRLAHACWRAGWHWLGRWISHWSRFFTGIEIHPAATLGRRVFIDHGMGVVIGETAQIGDDCTIYQGVTLGGTSLYKGQKRHPTLGVGVVVSAGAKVLGGFEVGDGARVGSNAVVLKPVPPGATAVGIPARIILPDAPSVQQGARQEFSAYGITPNADDPVSLALKSLIDNAALQHDRIEAVLAALDRLGEHLENTPNDPFDASELRKLMK from the coding sequence ATGTTCTCTCGCCTGAAGGAAGATATCGACACCATCATGCTGCGCGATCCCGCCGCGCGCAGCCGCCTGGAAGTCCTGACCTGCTATCCGGGCCTGCATGCGGTGCTGCTGCACCGGCTGGCGCACGCGTGCTGGCGCGCGGGCTGGCACTGGCTGGGCCGCTGGATCTCGCACTGGTCGCGCTTCTTCACCGGCATCGAGATCCATCCGGCGGCGACGCTGGGCCGGCGCGTGTTTATCGACCACGGCATGGGCGTGGTCATCGGCGAAACCGCGCAGATCGGCGACGACTGCACCATCTACCAGGGCGTGACGCTGGGCGGCACGTCGCTGTACAAGGGCCAGAAGCGGCATCCGACCCTCGGCGTCGGCGTGGTGGTCAGCGCGGGCGCCAAGGTGCTGGGCGGATTCGAAGTAGGCGACGGCGCGCGCGTGGGCTCCAACGCGGTGGTGCTCAAGCCGGTGCCGCCGGGCGCGACCGCGGTCGGCATTCCGGCCCGCATCATCCTGCCGGATGCGCCGTCGGTGCAGCAGGGGGCCAGGCAGGAGTTCTCGGCCTACGGCATCACGCCGAATGCCGACGATCCGGTATCGCTGGCGCTCAAGAGCCTGATCGACAATGCCGCGCTCCAGCATGACCGCATCGAGGCCGTGCTGGCCGCGCTCGACCGGCTTGGCGAACACCTGGAGAACACGCCGAACGATCCGTTCGATGCCAGCGAGCTGCGCAAGCTGATGAAGTAA
- a CDS encoding UDP-2,3-diacylglucosamine diphosphatase, whose amino-acid sequence MTAISHTPVAGPLEVQAPAWFISDLHLTPGMPRTLAAFERTLARAATHARTLFILGDFFEFWVGDEETETPFAQRVALALRALAARGVAVYLMHGNRDFLLGQRFADAAGATLLPDPTMIDCAGQRVVLSHGDMLCIDDERYNRFRRWTRKRWVQRVFLALPLRARLAVARKLRADSEGNRARQRSAGAAVPVVYGDVAPAAAAELLGAAGASLLVHGHTHRPARHEEGAGVRWVLTDWDLDGAHPRAAVLQLDQDGFRLLPQTD is encoded by the coding sequence ATGACCGCAATCTCCCACACGCCGGTGGCCGGTCCCCTCGAGGTACAGGCGCCGGCGTGGTTCATTTCAGACCTGCATCTGACGCCCGGCATGCCACGCACGCTGGCGGCCTTCGAGCGCACGCTCGCGCGCGCCGCGACGCACGCGCGCACGCTGTTTATCCTGGGCGACTTCTTTGAATTCTGGGTCGGCGACGAAGAAACCGAGACGCCGTTCGCGCAACGCGTGGCGCTGGCGCTGCGCGCACTGGCCGCGCGCGGCGTGGCGGTGTACCTGATGCACGGCAACCGCGACTTCCTGCTGGGACAGCGCTTCGCCGACGCCGCCGGCGCCACGCTGCTGCCCGACCCCACCATGATCGATTGCGCCGGCCAGCGCGTGGTGCTGAGCCACGGCGACATGCTGTGCATCGACGACGAACGCTACAACCGCTTTCGCCGCTGGACCCGCAAGCGCTGGGTGCAGCGCGTGTTCCTGGCGCTGCCGCTGCGCGCGCGCCTGGCCGTCGCCCGCAAGCTGCGCGCGGACAGCGAAGGCAACCGCGCCCGGCAACGCAGTGCGGGCGCGGCGGTTCCGGTGGTCTACGGTGATGTGGCCCCCGCTGCGGCGGCCGAGTTGCTCGGCGCAGCCGGCGCGTCGCTGCTGGTCCATGGCCATACCCATCGCCCGGCTCGCCACGAGGAAGGTGCAGGCGTGCGCTGGGTGCTGACCGACTGGGACCTGGATGGCGCGCATCCGCGCGCCGCGGTGCTGCAGCTGGACCAGGACGGCTTCCGGCTGCTGCCGCAGACAGACTGA
- a CDS encoding peptidylprolyl isomerase gives MSKVQLQTNKGVITLELDAEKAPKTVENFLSYVRKGHYDNTIFHRVIKNFMIQGGGFEPGMKQKDTDAPIENEAGNGLKNDRYTVAMARTNAPHSATAQFFINVVDNDFLNFSSPTPQGFGYAVFGKVVDGTDVVEQIKGVRTGSSGFHQDVPLEDVVIEKAVVVE, from the coding sequence ATGTCCAAGGTACAGCTGCAGACCAACAAGGGTGTGATCACCCTGGAACTCGACGCCGAAAAGGCCCCGAAAACGGTGGAGAACTTCCTGTCGTATGTCCGCAAGGGCCACTACGACAACACCATCTTCCACCGCGTGATCAAGAACTTCATGATCCAGGGCGGCGGCTTCGAGCCCGGCATGAAGCAGAAGGACACCGACGCCCCGATCGAGAACGAAGCCGGCAACGGCCTGAAGAACGACCGCTACACCGTGGCGATGGCGCGCACCAATGCGCCGCACTCGGCCACCGCGCAGTTCTTCATCAACGTGGTCGACAACGACTTCCTCAACTTCTCGTCCCCCACCCCGCAGGGCTTCGGCTATGCCGTGTTCGGCAAGGTGGTCGACGGCACCGACGTGGTCGAGCAGATCAAGGGCGTGCGCACCGGCAGCTCGGGCTTCCACCAGGACGTGCCGCTGGAAGACGTCGTGATCGAGAAGGCCGTCGTCGTCGAATAA
- a CDS encoding peptidylprolyl isomerase — MIRSRRIVIAGLAAGALALSSFSALAQQKAAERVQFVTSAGKFTVELYPEAAPRTVANFLEYVKSGFYSGTIFHRVINGFMVQGGGFDRDMKEKPTRAPIPLEARNGLKNKAGTVAMARTSNPDSATAQFFVNVVDNPNLDYPQPDGNGYAVFGKVVEGMDTIDKIKAVPTTAYGPMRNVPAAPIVIESATVVK, encoded by the coding sequence ATGATCCGTTCCCGTCGCATCGTCATTGCCGGCCTGGCCGCAGGCGCCCTGGCGCTGTCTTCGTTCAGCGCGCTGGCCCAGCAGAAGGCCGCCGAGCGCGTCCAGTTCGTCACCAGCGCCGGCAAGTTCACGGTCGAGCTCTATCCCGAGGCCGCACCCAGGACCGTCGCGAACTTCCTGGAATATGTGAAGAGCGGCTTCTACAGTGGCACCATCTTCCACCGCGTGATCAACGGCTTCATGGTGCAGGGCGGCGGCTTCGACCGCGACATGAAGGAAAAGCCCACACGCGCGCCGATCCCGCTGGAAGCCCGCAACGGCCTGAAGAACAAGGCCGGCACGGTTGCCATGGCGCGCACCAGCAACCCGGATTCGGCCACCGCGCAGTTCTTCGTCAATGTGGTGGATAATCCGAATCTCGACTACCCGCAGCCGGACGGCAATGGCTATGCCGTCTTCGGCAAGGTGGTGGAAGGCATGGACACGATCGACAAGATCAAGGCCGTGCCGACCACGGCCTACGGCCCGATGCGCAATGTGCCGGCCGCGCCGATCGTGATCGAGTCGGCCACCGTCGTCAAATAA
- a CDS encoding tetratricopeptide repeat protein, with protein MSLPLPSPLSAAPAVCAARTRRRGSRTVLPLLALAAALAGPASAQNGPLSLAVPTSPVGGIQSTDPGMGEAQQAANARRYEDAIKGFDRVLAANPRNAQARFQRAWALAQSGREDEAIQAFSEMAQDFPELPEPHNNLALLYAKRGDLKRAEAELLLATEVKPAFAVGYTNLGDVYRRLAEQAYTEALRRNPGDARASAGLRQLAPASAVAAPPKPAAPAATGRKAAPGGRQSPASAPAAN; from the coding sequence ATGAGCCTGCCGCTGCCCTCCCCGCTTTCCGCCGCCCCTGCCGTCTGCGCTGCGCGCACGCGCCGGCGCGGATCCCGCACCGTCCTGCCGCTGCTGGCCCTGGCCGCTGCGCTGGCAGGCCCCGCGTCCGCGCAGAACGGCCCGCTGTCGCTGGCAGTGCCGACCTCGCCGGTCGGCGGCATCCAGTCGACCGACCCGGGCATGGGCGAGGCCCAGCAAGCCGCCAATGCGCGCCGCTACGAGGACGCCATCAAGGGCTTCGACCGCGTGCTCGCTGCCAACCCGCGCAATGCGCAGGCCCGCTTCCAGCGCGCCTGGGCGCTGGCCCAGTCGGGCCGCGAGGACGAAGCGATCCAGGCCTTCAGCGAGATGGCGCAGGACTTTCCCGAACTGCCCGAGCCGCACAACAACCTCGCGCTGCTCTATGCCAAGCGCGGCGACCTGAAGCGCGCCGAAGCCGAATTGCTGCTGGCCACCGAGGTCAAGCCCGCCTTCGCGGTCGGCTATACCAACCTGGGCGACGTCTACCGCCGCCTGGCCGAGCAGGCCTACACCGAAGCGCTGCGCCGCAATCCCGGCGATGCCCGCGCCAGTGCCGGCCTGCGCCAGCTGGCCCCGGCTTCCGCCGTGGCAGCGCCACCGAAGCCGGCCGCCCCCGCTGCCACCGGCCGCAAGGCGGCGCCGGGCGGGCGCCAGTCGCCGGCCAGCGCGCCCGCGGCCAACTGA
- the cysS gene encoding cysteine--tRNA ligase: MQPLNIYNTLAREKQPFVPIEPGKVRMYVCGMTVYDYCHVGHARVMVVFDMVHRWLRAAGYEVTYVQNITDIDDKIIRRAAENGETIGELTTRFIQYMHEDAAALGVIRPDHEPRATDYVPQMLDMIGKLEARGLAYQASDGDVNYSVRKFDGYGKLSGKSLEDLRAGERVSANDAKQDPLDFVLWKSAKASEPPESKWDSKWGAGRPGWHIECSAMSCALLGEHFDIHGGGADLQFPHHENEIAQSEGASGKPFVNLWMHNGFVRINDEKMSKSLGNFFTIREVLKAYDAEVVRFFILRAHYRSPLNYSDAHLDDARHALTRLYTALKDSQPGGCAVDWDEPHAKRFAEAMGDDFNTPIAMSVLFDLASEINRTGSTAAARQLKGLAGTLGLLERDPHTFLQGGKSDDGPSPDEIEKLIAARKAAKAERNFAEADRIRAQLLEAGIVLEDKPGGATEWRRA; this comes from the coding sequence ATGCAGCCCCTCAACATCTACAACACGCTCGCGCGTGAGAAACAGCCATTCGTGCCAATCGAACCCGGCAAGGTCCGCATGTATGTCTGCGGCATGACCGTGTACGACTATTGTCACGTCGGCCATGCGCGCGTGATGGTGGTGTTCGACATGGTGCACCGGTGGCTGCGCGCCGCCGGCTACGAGGTGACCTATGTGCAGAACATCACCGATATCGACGACAAGATCATCCGCCGCGCTGCCGAAAACGGCGAGACCATCGGCGAGCTGACCACGCGCTTCATCCAGTACATGCACGAGGACGCCGCCGCGCTGGGCGTGATCCGTCCCGACCACGAGCCGCGCGCTACCGACTACGTGCCGCAGATGCTCGACATGATCGGCAAGCTCGAGGCCAGGGGCCTGGCCTACCAGGCCAGCGACGGCGACGTGAACTACTCGGTGCGCAAGTTCGACGGCTACGGCAAGCTGTCCGGCAAGTCGCTGGAAGACCTGCGTGCCGGCGAGCGCGTCAGCGCCAACGATGCCAAGCAGGACCCGCTCGACTTCGTGCTGTGGAAATCCGCCAAGGCTAGCGAGCCGCCCGAGAGCAAGTGGGACTCGAAGTGGGGCGCCGGCCGCCCGGGCTGGCACATTGAATGCTCTGCGATGAGCTGCGCACTGCTGGGCGAGCATTTCGACATTCATGGCGGCGGCGCCGACCTGCAGTTCCCGCACCACGAGAACGAGATCGCGCAGTCCGAAGGCGCCAGCGGCAAGCCCTTCGTCAACCTGTGGATGCACAACGGCTTCGTGCGCATCAACGACGAGAAAATGTCCAAGTCGCTTGGCAATTTTTTTACCATCCGCGAGGTGCTGAAGGCGTACGACGCCGAGGTCGTGCGCTTCTTCATCCTGCGCGCGCACTACCGCAGTCCGCTGAACTACAGCGACGCGCACCTGGACGATGCGCGCCACGCGCTGACGCGCCTGTACACGGCGCTCAAGGACAGCCAGCCTGGCGGCTGCGCGGTGGACTGGGACGAGCCGCACGCGAAGCGCTTTGCCGAGGCCATGGGCGACGACTTCAACACGCCGATCGCGATGTCGGTGCTGTTCGACCTGGCCAGCGAGATCAACCGCACCGGCTCGACCGCGGCGGCGCGCCAGCTCAAGGGGCTGGCCGGCACGCTGGGCCTGCTCGAGCGTGACCCGCATACCTTCCTGCAGGGCGGCAAGTCCGACGACGGCCCGTCGCCGGACGAGATCGAGAAGCTGATCGCGGCGCGCAAGGCCGCCAAGGCCGAGCGCAACTTCGCCGAGGCGGACCGCATCCGCGCGCAGCTGCTGGAAGCGGGCATCGTGCTGGAAGACAAGCCGGGCGGTGCCACCGAGTGGAGGCGTGCTTGA
- a CDS encoding DNA-3-methyladenine glycosylase family protein, translating into MNAAARKPATASPPAAAGRAKAAGPRPAKAGAREAPLPDGKDTSMPARNARSVLPEAQAVPLPVETVADTVRPAYWDEACADLMKRDRILRKMIPTYGPAHLVSRGDPFVTLARAVVGQQISVKAAQSVWERLHAVCPRLAPAQFLRAGPEKLAGCGVSRRKAEYLIDLAGHFKAGTVHVAQWAQMDDEAVIAELTQIRGIGRWTAEMFLMFNLMRPNVLPLDDVGLINAISTNYFSGEPVTRSEAREVAANWEPWRTVATWYMWRSLDPLPVTY; encoded by the coding sequence TTGAACGCTGCCGCGCGCAAGCCCGCCACCGCCTCGCCGCCCGCCGCCGCGGGCCGGGCGAAGGCGGCCGGCCCGCGCCCGGCCAAGGCCGGCGCCAGGGAGGCGCCGCTGCCCGACGGCAAGGACACCAGCATGCCCGCGCGCAACGCCAGGTCGGTGCTGCCCGAGGCGCAGGCGGTGCCGCTGCCGGTCGAGACCGTGGCCGACACGGTCCGACCCGCCTACTGGGACGAGGCCTGCGCGGACCTGATGAAGCGCGACCGCATCCTGCGCAAGATGATCCCGACCTATGGCCCGGCGCACCTGGTCTCGCGCGGCGACCCGTTCGTCACGCTGGCGCGCGCGGTGGTGGGCCAGCAGATCTCGGTCAAGGCGGCGCAATCGGTGTGGGAACGCCTGCACGCGGTGTGCCCGCGGCTGGCGCCGGCGCAGTTCCTGCGCGCCGGTCCGGAGAAGCTGGCGGGCTGCGGCGTGTCCAGGCGCAAGGCCGAATACCTGATCGACCTGGCCGGGCACTTCAAGGCCGGTACCGTGCATGTCGCGCAGTGGGCGCAGATGGACGACGAGGCCGTGATCGCCGAGCTGACGCAGATCCGCGGCATCGGCCGCTGGACCGCCGAGATGTTCCTGATGTTCAACCTGATGCGGCCCAATGTGCTGCCGCTCGACGATGTCGGCCTGATCAACGCCATCTCGACCAACTATTTCAGCGGCGAACCGGTCACGCGCAGCGAGGCGCGCGAGGTGGCGGCCAACTGGGAACCGTGGCGCACCGTGGCCACCTGGTATATGTGGCGCAGCCTCGACCCGTTGCCTGTGACGTATTAA
- a CDS encoding acetyl-CoA carboxylase carboxyltransferase subunit alpha, translating into MKTTFLDFEQPIAELEAKIEELRFVQDDSAVDISEEISRLAGKSQQLTKDIYANLTPWQVAQIARHPQRPYTLDYVREIFTDFHELHGDRTFADDLSIIGGLARFNGQSCMVIGHQKGRDTKERAMRNFGMPKPEGYRKAKRLMELADKFGLPIFTFVDTPGAFPGIDAEERGQSEAIGHNLYVMAGLKVPLIATIIGEGGSGGALAIAVGDVVQMLQFATYAVISPEGCASILWKTAEKAPEAAEALGLTAHRLKALGLIDKIVSEPLGGAHRDYKGMAAMLKRSLAESLRQFQGMSVKELQARRYERLLAYGKFKETGAQD; encoded by the coding sequence ATGAAAACCACCTTCCTGGATTTTGAGCAGCCCATTGCCGAACTCGAGGCAAAGATCGAAGAACTGCGCTTCGTGCAGGACGATTCGGCTGTCGATATTTCCGAAGAGATTTCGCGGCTGGCCGGCAAGAGCCAGCAGCTGACCAAAGACATCTATGCCAACCTGACCCCGTGGCAGGTTGCGCAAATCGCCCGCCACCCCCAGCGTCCCTATACGCTGGACTACGTGCGCGAGATCTTTACCGATTTCCACGAGCTGCACGGCGACCGCACCTTTGCCGACGACCTGTCGATAATCGGCGGCCTGGCGCGCTTCAATGGCCAGTCGTGCATGGTGATCGGGCACCAGAAGGGCCGTGATACGAAAGAGCGCGCCATGCGCAATTTCGGCATGCCCAAGCCCGAGGGCTACCGCAAGGCCAAGCGCCTGATGGAGCTGGCCGACAAGTTCGGGCTGCCGATCTTCACCTTCGTCGACACCCCGGGCGCGTTCCCCGGCATCGATGCCGAAGAGCGCGGCCAGTCCGAGGCCATCGGCCACAACCTGTATGTGATGGCCGGCCTGAAGGTGCCGCTGATCGCCACCATCATCGGCGAGGGCGGTTCGGGCGGCGCGCTGGCGATTGCCGTGGGCGACGTGGTGCAGATGCTGCAGTTCGCCACCTACGCGGTGATCTCGCCGGAAGGCTGCGCCTCGATCCTGTGGAAGACCGCCGAGAAGGCGCCGGAAGCCGCCGAGGCGCTGGGCCTGACTGCGCACCGGCTGAAGGCACTGGGCCTGATCGACAAGATCGTGAGCGAGCCGCTGGGCGGCGCGCATCGCGACTACAAGGGCATGGCGGCAATGCTCAAGCGCTCGCTGGCCGAGTCGCTGCGCCAGTTCCAGGGCATGAGCGTGAAGGAATTGCAGGCGCGCCGCTACGAGCGCCTGCTGGCCTATGGCAAGTTCAAGGAAACCGGCGCCCAGGACTGA
- the tilS gene encoding tRNA lysidine(34) synthetase TilS has translation MASSRKPAPRTDPSSRLTDKVAQALQAGAAFVVSGAAAAAAPTVAVALSGGRDSVALLHAACAAVARAGDSARVVALHVHHGLQAEADDWDRFCAALCAQWQVGYFVRRVSVRPAAGEGVEAAARRARYAALAAMCTDSGARLLLFAHHQDDQVETVLLRLFRGAGVAGMAGMPAMRPLDPRSGVMLLRPWLDVPRAGIEAYCAANALQWVDDPSNADDRYARNALRQHLPALQAAFPALAVNVVQAAAHFAQAGALIDQLAATALATLARAGRDPDTLSELDLPGLRALPAAQADAVLRLWLRDLGVRAPSTARLAAMREQLIAHAGGEPAIAHEGLVLRRFRERVLACVPPPAQAPEPVLLDWRGEARIVVPAWRGELHFFRDDTFGVPEAVLRQPLRLAARRGGERIVLRPGGPARALKQACQEAGIPAWRRAWLPLLWAGDTLVLAAGLGMHRRWPDAAPAPRWRVAWQPQAPASHPICRP, from the coding sequence ATGGCAAGTTCAAGGAAACCGGCGCCCAGGACTGACCCGTCCTCCCGGCTGACCGACAAGGTCGCACAGGCCCTGCAGGCCGGTGCGGCCTTTGTTGTTTCTGGCGCTGCCGCGGCGGCCGCGCCGACGGTCGCGGTGGCGCTGTCGGGCGGGCGCGACTCGGTCGCGCTGCTGCATGCCGCATGCGCGGCGGTGGCGCGGGCGGGCGACAGCGCGCGCGTGGTGGCGCTGCATGTCCACCATGGCCTGCAGGCCGAGGCCGACGACTGGGATCGCTTCTGCGCCGCACTGTGCGCGCAGTGGCAGGTCGGTTATTTCGTGAGGCGCGTGTCGGTGCGGCCGGCGGCGGGCGAGGGCGTCGAGGCCGCCGCGCGCCGCGCGCGCTATGCCGCGCTGGCGGCGATGTGCACCGACAGCGGCGCGCGCCTGCTGCTGTTTGCCCATCACCAGGACGACCAGGTCGAGACCGTGCTGCTGCGGCTGTTCCGCGGCGCCGGCGTGGCCGGCATGGCCGGCATGCCGGCGATGCGCCCGCTGGATCCGCGCAGCGGCGTGATGCTGCTGCGCCCGTGGCTCGATGTTCCGCGCGCCGGCATCGAGGCCTACTGCGCTGCCAACGCGCTGCAGTGGGTCGACGATCCGTCCAATGCCGACGACCGCTATGCGCGCAACGCGTTGCGCCAGCACCTGCCGGCGCTGCAGGCGGCGTTTCCGGCGCTGGCGGTCAATGTGGTGCAGGCGGCCGCGCATTTCGCCCAGGCCGGCGCGCTGATCGACCAGCTTGCCGCCACCGCGCTGGCGACGCTGGCGCGTGCCGGCCGCGACCCCGACACGCTGTCTGAACTCGACCTGCCCGGCCTGCGCGCGCTGCCGGCGGCGCAGGCCGATGCGGTGCTGCGCCTGTGGCTGCGCGACCTCGGCGTGCGCGCCCCGTCCACCGCGCGGCTGGCGGCGATGCGCGAGCAACTGATTGCGCATGCCGGCGGCGAGCCGGCCATCGCGCATGAAGGCCTGGTGCTGCGCCGCTTCCGCGAGCGCGTGCTGGCCTGCGTGCCGCCGCCGGCGCAGGCGCCCGAGCCGGTGCTGCTGGACTGGCGCGGCGAGGCCCGCATCGTCGTGCCGGCTTGGCGCGGCGAACTCCATTTCTTCCGTGACGACACCTTCGGCGTGCCCGAAGCGGTGTTGCGCCAGCCCTTGCGCCTGGCCGCGCGGCGCGGCGGCGAGCGCATCGTGCTGCGCCCCGGCGGCCCCGCGCGGGCGCTGAAGCAGGCGTGCCAGGAGGCCGGCATTCCGGCCTGGCGCCGGGCCTGGCTGCCGCTGCTGTGGGCCGGCGACACGCTGGTGCTGGCCGCCGGGCTGGGCATGCATCGCCGCTGGCCAGATGCCGCGCCGGCGCCGCGCTGGCGCGTGGCATGGCAGCCGCAGGCGCCGGCATCACATCCGATCTGCCGCCCATAG